Within Enoplosus armatus isolate fEnoArm2 chromosome 1, fEnoArm2.hap1, whole genome shotgun sequence, the genomic segment TTTGGCTAATTAAGACGAATGTTAGCCTCTCATTAGCTTAAACTGAATTTAAGAATGGTGGATCACGCCAGGAACTGATCCCCTCAGGGCCATTATGGACAGGAGACATGATCACAGATCCACAACTCTTCCAATGCACATTAAGGCAtctgagtattgttttaagacaaaacaattattGGACAAACTATTTTAAAGGTTAATCTCCAGATTAACTCCAGATTGTTCcggatggacaaaataaaataaacagcagtgcTACAGCCTCATAAATGACTGAATCATTTGAATAATGCTTCTGCTAAACCTTTCCTAGGTTAATTTAATGTTGCACGAGAGGTTAATGAAGTTAGTTTATTCCTACCCCATTTCTCTGGCGTTCTGCCCATCAACGTCCCATTCTCGGAGTTCCAGATAAAATGGCCAAAGTCTTCACATCGCTGCCCACAAGTCCTCTTCTCCTTCAGGGTGGCCATGATGAAGCTCTGTGCTGACCGGGATCCACGGCAGaccttttcttccttcctttacTCAACTCTAACCTTTTACTTCTCTTCTTCCACTCTAGACACAAACAGTGatatttgtttctcctctctcctggcCCTCCCCAAAGATTTTGAGGCACTTTCAGGTTTGTGCTAATGTCTTGTCGCCTGTCTCATTCTCTTTTACAGTAAAAGCTAAAAGTCACTCCCTGGACCTCGCTCCAGAGTGTGATGTATGTGTTATCTCTTATTCACTATTTATAAGGCCAAGATAAGGTGGGCATGCTGCCGGTAGGGAAGCTGAGGTGGGCCAACGTAGAAACAGGTAAACTTTTTTCATCAGCAGCGACGTCCTTTACCTTGGAGAAACCTCAGGATCACCTTGAAAGGCCAGGCAGCTTGGTTGCTAATGACAACAGTCAAGGTAAACTACTGCATATGATTCGCTCAGATTTAAATGATTTGCACACTTTGATCCCTACCAAAGAGCCAATCTGGGCTCAAAACATTGTATTCTCCTAAAGTAATAAAGAATAAGTTTTAAAGGGAGTAGATTCTGTAACAATGTTATCACAGATTAGTTAATAATTCAACCCATGAAGTgttgaaaaattgtgaaaatttacaatcacaagttcccagagctgAGGGTGACATCTTCAACTTGCTTGTgttgtccgaccaacagtcaaaaaccgTCAACGGTCAGATGCTTGGTTCAcgactttggtccaaactgaaatgtctcatcagTTTTCGATGGActgctgtgacattttgtacagaaatTCATGACCCCAACAGGATGAAGTGTTTGGTgtcatcatcaagtcaaaatcaggtcaaaatgtcaatCTGTCCagtactttagtttatgacaaaatagcatatcagcctcagctttacttaGTGTttgttgctaattagcaaatgttagcacgctaactcgctaaactaagacggtgaacatggtcCTATGTGACTGTTAGACCTTTATATATTAGATATATCATTAGATTTATATTACTCATGCATTCAGGTAAAAGCTGCactttactgttgtagttggatGAAGTGGAGCTCATTCTTAACTGTTTAGGACTGCTGTGCttgtatatactgttgggtagtttcatttataacaaagcttcatattttatcaTCTCTTTGTaagttttgtgtgcaaaaatctttttgtaaacttgtaaagtaactagtaccTAAAGAGTAGAAAGGAGAAAAGTggctcaagtaaagtacaagtacctcaaacgtgtacttaagtaaatacttgagtaaatgtacttagttacattccaccactatGGCTAAAAACTATAGATTCCTCACAGTTTTAAAGAGAATTATTAGAGGAAAACACAATAATGGTAGCCCTACTTGTATCTCAAAGAAGTAAAATCTCTGTAGCCATCTTTGTTGTTAGAATCATTGCAGGTTTTGAGACTgaatgaggagagagatgagattTGAAATTGCTCAAGTAAGACCAAAAGAGCAGAAGACCAGTACTCTGCAGAAGCATGACGCTGTGTcttgtgtcttttctctcatttttctctgtgacagtgtctctctctctcaacttcACTGCATTCCTGTCATTACCAGCCCACTACATGCACACAGTGCCACATTtatccctcctctccatcatgtTTCCAGAGTCTTCACTCTTTGTgttcccttctcctcttctacAGCATGCACATGGGTTAGCGCAGGATAAAGCATTACAGAGTGGATAAATCCCTTTGGGGAAAGGTGATGAGTCAGGTagatctgcatgtgtgtctgcatgtgtgtgagaggaagagaaaggactCTCAGGTTTAGCGATAGCCTCGTTGAGGGAAACACTGTGGCAGATGTACGATATTCTCTGCTTCTGATGTGCTGGAGGAAGAAGATATCCACATCACATCTTATCTGGGAATTAGTCATATATCATCTGCTTCTCTGCtactttcctcttctttttgctATCTGGTCCTCATTTCCAGACGTCCACCTACACTCCTGCTTCCCTGCATCCCTCTGTAGCTTTTGCTGCACCTCACACATTCCTCcgtccctcctcctcactttgACTGAGGAGACTGCGCCACCATGGATATTGGTGGCCTGACGACGGTGGTGGCCAACTCTGCCTACATCTCGGCCCGCGGGAGCTTTGATGGCACTGCCAACCCTGCATCCAACCGAGACAAGAAGTACCACTCCCGCCTGAAGCTGCCTCACATCACAGTGTGTGAAGGCCTGCGGGAGACCTTAGATCTGGGCTTCCAGACAGTCTGTGTGGAGCAGCCCATCGGCAAACGCCTCTTTCAGGAGTTCCTAGACTCCTACACAGAGTATAAGGGCCCCTGCCGCCTGTGGAAGGATATAGAGGAATGCAACATGGCTGAGGATGACGATCGAGTCAAGAAAGCGAGCAAGATCTTGTCCCGGTACATGGAGCCTGGCGCCAAGTATTTCTGCCCCTTCCTGCCAGAAAACGGCATCACGAAGGTCAAAGAGAAACACCAAGGGGCCGGGGATGATCTTTTCAATGAGACCATGGACACCGTGATGGACTTCCTCAAGGAAGTGCCCTACACTTTCTTCCTGGAGAGTATGTATCTGAAAAGGTTTCTGCAGTGGAAGTGGTTGGAGATGCAGCCCATGGGAGAGGATTGGTTTTTGGACTTTCGTGTGTTGGGGAAAGGGGGTTTTGGGGAAGTGTCTGCCTGTCAGACGAAGGCCACGGGGAAACTATACGCCTGCAAAAAGCTCAACAAGAAGAGgctgaagaagagaaaaggctaTGAGGTAAGGAATCACACAAAGATACATACTTTATCGTCAGGGGAAGAGTGAAAACTCAACAACAGATCTCAGTTAGCTTGCCTTGTGGTTGAAAACATGGTTGGTGGTTGGAAACATGAGTCGTGGTTTGTCTCTTACTGGTCTCTAGTTTGTCTCTTGTTCTCTGGGCcttttatgtacagtatttgtgtaaTCCCCCCCTCTAAACAACAGTCAGTAACTAGCCACCTTTGGCTTATATGATTAGTGCCCTCAGCATTAGAGCATTTTGATCTCCTTACAAAGTGCCAATCCTGCCATGTTTATAAATGGAGCAGCCCTGGAGTGGATTTCCTAATCTTCAGCTCAGACCCCAAAACAGACAATAATATGCCAGCAACGTCAGTAGGGGGCTTCAATGACTctcaaaatgtttcttaaatTATCCAGTTTTCATTATTTACTATGCCTTAACAACTTTGcagtaaacaaaatgtttaaaatgctcTCTGTACAACGCGctgtacagtatttttagaCACTGAAGAATGATCAAagtcaatacaatacaatatggTCAAAGTAGTGCTGGTTAGCTCTGTATGGGCCCATGCATTGTGTAATGGAGAAACAcgctgtgtttacatgcaatGTTGTATCTCACATGGAAATAGATTTTCCCACAAACCACAAACTTGTCTCTGCTGTCCCTTCCTGTCATGTAGGGGGCGATAGTGGAGAAGAGGGTCCTGGCTCGAGTTCACAGCCGGTTCATTGTCTCTTTGGCTTACGCCTTCCAGTCAAAAACAGAGTTGTGTTTGGTCATGACCATCATGAACGGAGGAGACCTGAGGTGAGATCTCACTCACTGACATCTCCATATTTCAGTCTCTCCCTTTGATCCTCTCGGGCTCTGCCAAAGACACTTTGCAACccaattattaattattcatttgtgaATATAGGGATTATGCATTGAAATTTAGATATTTATTTGGCTTTAGTGTGTTATGTAGTGTAGAAAATGGGATAAATGATTCGCGGTGCCTGTTACCTGATTGTTTTAAATGCTGTGTCATGTATGAACGTCCTGAATGTCCACATATAGTGTTTATTTCTTGGATAAACCTACATACCTAcatgtcattgcattacaattaCCATTTTGAAGCACAATGTGTTCATAAAATAATTGTCTCGACCttacaccctctctctcttatgCCACTAGGTATCACATTTATAACGTGGATGA encodes:
- the grk1a gene encoding rhodopsin kinase GRK1: MDIGGLTTVVANSAYISARGSFDGTANPASNRDKKYHSRLKLPHITVCEGLRETLDLGFQTVCVEQPIGKRLFQEFLDSYTEYKGPCRLWKDIEECNMAEDDDRVKKASKILSRYMEPGAKYFCPFLPENGITKVKEKHQGAGDDLFNETMDTVMDFLKEVPYTFFLESMYLKRFLQWKWLEMQPMGEDWFLDFRVLGKGGFGEVSACQTKATGKLYACKKLNKKRLKKRKGYEGAIVEKRVLARVHSRFIVSLAYAFQSKTELCLVMTIMNGGDLRYHIYNVDENNPGLDEPRACYYAAQIIQGLEHLHQKRIIYRDLKPENVLLDNQGNVRISDLGLAVELAEDQFKTKGYAGTPGFMAPELLKGEEYDYSVDYFTLGVTLYEFMAAKGPYRTRGEKVENKVVKKRILNDPVTYPEKFSENARSICEGLLLKEVDKRLGFRDGSCDELRTHPFFSEINWRKLNAGILTPPFVPDSKTVYAKDIGDVGAFSTVKGVQVDEEDKVFFDEFASGNISIPWQEEMIETGIYGELTVWGPNGTLPNDLRRESILEQPPKSSTCTVS